The Nodosilinea sp. PGN35 genome includes the window AGTAAGTAGGTTGGGTGAAACAAAGTGTAACCCAACATTGGCCTCAGTTTTGTTGGGTCCCGCCAGCGCTCTACTCAACCTGCGGTGTTATCTATTCCAAAAGCATACACGTTAGAATTACTAGAGTCAGGCTAAACAAGCTAGGCGATGCCATGACCATTTCACAGGTAGAGGGCCAACACATAATTTCTCCAGAGCACCTGCAAAAGCTTTTGCGAGAATTTAAAGAGCGACGGGGAGAAAGTCTTCAGCTAACTGCTTTGGGTTACTTTGGCTCCTACGCCCGTGGAGAAGCCAGCCCTGACAGCGATGTAGATGTTGTGTTTAAGACGGATTATCCCAACTTATTACTGACCTCGCGGCTGCGACTAGACTTAATAGAGCTGCTCAACCGCCCAGTAGATGTCATCCGCTATCGCGAAAACATGAATCCTCGCTTTAAGGCACGTTTAGACAGAGAAGCCATCTACATCTGATAACAGTCTGATTAAAATGTAGGGTAGTGTCGCTTAACGCTATGGTTATTGCTGCTCCAGAACCCAAGTCTGACCTGCACCCGGTGGGGGAGCAGCGGGTGTTGCTGCGCGGGGTCTCCTGGCAGGGATACCTGCAAATTTTAGAGGCGCTGCCCCAGTCGCGTGGGTCGCGGCTCACCTACGACGACGGAGTTTTGGAAATTACCGTGCCGTTAGAAGACCACGAATTTTCAGGGCGGCTAATTGAGCGGTTTATTTTGACCCTGGTGGAACTGATGGGCCTGCGGATTAAGACCATGGGGTCAACCACGATGAACTACCCTGGCCTCAGGAAAGGGGCTGAGCCCGACAACGCCTACTACATTCAAAACCAACCCCTGGTGAAGGGGCGCAATGTGGTGTTTGGCGAAGACCCGCCGCCCGACCTGGTGGTTGAGGTAGACATTACCCACACCGATATTGCCAAAAATCAGTTCTACGCCAGCCTGGGGGTGCCCGAGTTTTGGCGCTTTAACGGTAAGGTTTGGCGGGTATATGTACTGCAAGACGCTGTTTATAGCGAAGTAGAGCTAAGCCCAACGTTTCCTCAGGTGCCCAAGGAATGGCTCTATGAGTTTCTCGCTACCGCTAAGGATGATGAAATTGCTGCGGTGCAAGACCTGCGAGCCTGGTGGCAGATGAATCATTAATTCAGCAGGTGGCGATCGCACCCTAGCCCGCGATCGCACCATCTGGGTACCCTAAACCCCATAGAACTCTATGGCACTGTATGGTCATTCACCCTGGGCAAACGCTGCGCTTTGGCATTGGGGTCATGGTGCTGGCCGGAGTTGGAAGCGCGATCGCTCCTCCAGCCCAGGCCCAGGCGGGGCCTACCGTAGCCATTCCCCCCGCCTATTGGCAGGCCGTTGAAGATGCCAGAACCCCGGAACCCCACGAAGTCTTTCGAGACCTGACCGCCATCACCCGCCACAACCGCGACCTCCGCTGGAATCAGCAGGGCCAGGTTTTAGTCGCCACCTGGGCCGACTGGGTGGGCTACAGCCAGAACGTGGGCAGTCGGCTGATTGTCACCCGCGATGTCTGGGTTACGGCTGTGCCCGACTTGCAGCGCTTTTGCCGTGCCTACACCCCCACCGCCGAGGTGCCCCTGGCGGCCCGCCTCAGCCAGGTGCTCGGCCTGCCGCCCGAACCTATCGAGCGATCGACCCAGCGCCAGGTGGTTGAGATCTGGGTTGACCCCCAGTTTTTGTTTCGCCCCAGCCCCGACCCCGAGATTACCGACCACGAGGCCGAGCTGACCTTTCGGAGCGCCAGCGAATTTATTGCGGTGCCGATCGCCTATCAGCACTGGTTTTACGCCCAGTACGACCAGCGCTATCAATACCAGGGTCAGCCGATCGCCATTGACGGTGTAGAGCCCCCCAGCGCCCTGCCCTACCCCTGGACTCAGCTGGGCTACACCTACGACTGGGGCGATCGCGCCGACTGGGCCACCCTCGATCGCGATCGCCCCGTTCGCGTGGGCCTGAGCGAGTTTGTGGTGCGCCAGTGGTCGCCGATCGCCATCCAGGCCGTGCAGCCCACCGCCGACTACTGTCGCTAAGCGCTAGCTCAAGCTATAGCTGTAGCCAGTCTGGTTGAGACATTTTCTAGATGAACGTTCAAACGTTCAAACGTTTTGAAGGTTTTTGGTGTCTTAACCAGCGTGACTGTGGCTATAGGGTGCTTCAAACCCTGAGAATCGGTGCGGGGGGTGCGAGGCCAGCGCCTGCCGATGTGCCCAGCGATGCGGCGATCGCGCCAGAGATTGTACCTTTGGCAAGAGGGGATCTCGGCCAGCCGTTCTGTACCTTGAAAGCGTAAACACCGGCAGCGATGCCGGTAAGACGGGCAAGGAGACTACCATGGCGACCGTTAACCCCATTCAGGTGCAAAAGTTTTTGAAAGGTATGGAGTATCCGGCCAGTAAGCAGGATGTGCTTGACCACGCCAAACAGCAAGGCGCGGACGAAAATGTCTGCTCCACCCTCGAACAAATGCCCGATCAGGAGTTTGAAACCCCCGCCGATGTCAGCAAAGCGATCGGCCAGATTGACTGAGCAAGAATCTCCAGCGTTTTGTGCCCCAATCCCGAATCCGAGCTGAATACACCTGCTTTGTAGGGGCGCAGCATGCTACGTCCTGCGGGGTTCCTGGTTATGAATCGAGGTTTACTAAATCGGATTTGCCCTGAAAATAGCCCTGGCAATGGTGCATTGCTGCGCGGAAGCACCCTACGGTTTTCACCATTGGGGGTGCCGCGTCAGCGGCATGGACGATTCGCGTTAAAAACCAAAAACCTGCTTTAAAGGTCTACTACCCTAAAAAAGTGCTAACTATCTATGGCCCAGCGACCCAAATCGGTGACCAGGGAACAAATCTGTCAAACGGCAAAATCTAAGCTGGGCTACGACTCTCTGCGGGCGGGGCAGGAAGACGCGATCGCAGCGCTGCTCAAGGGCCACGATGTTTTAGCCGTCATGCCCACAGGGTCAGGGAAATCGGCCATCTATCAGCTGGCGGGGGCGCTGATTCCGGGGGCGACGGTGGTGATTTCGCCGCTGCTGGCGCTACAGCAAGACCAGGTAGAGTCGATTGCCGAGCAGACGGTGGGCGCAGCGGTAGCCGTCAACTCTACCCTGTCTAAAGCCGAGCGGGAAGAGGCCTTTGAGTCGCTAGCCGACGACGAACTGGAGTTTATTTTTCTGGCTCCAGAACAGTTCAACAACGCAGAGACCCTAGAGCGTTTGCGGGCGGTCAAACCGTCGCTTTTTGTAATCGATGAAGCCCACTGCATCAGCGAGTGGGGCCACGATTTTCGTCCAGACTACCTGCGGCTGGGGGCGGTCATTGACAGTCTAGGCCATCCGCAGGTGCTGGCTTTGACGGCGACGGCGGCCCCGGCGGTGCGAGAAGAGATCATCAGCCAGCTCAACATGCGCGACTATGAGGTCGTCGTGCAGGGCTTCGATCGCCCCAACATCTGGCTAGAAGTGCGGCGCTTTGAGGATGAGGCCGAGAAGGAAGCGGCACTAATCGATCAGGTGGTGCGCGCTAAGAAACCGGGCATTGTCTACGTCGCCACCCGCAAACAGGCCGAGAGCGTAGCCGAGACCCTAGAAGATCGGGGTGTGCAGGCGATCGCCTACCACGCGGGCCTAAAAACCAGCGATCGCGAAGCGGCCCAGGCTGCCTTCATGGGCGACCAGGCGGAGGTGATTGTCGCCACCACCGCCTTTGGCATGGGTATCGACAAATCCAACGTGCGCTTTGTGATCCATCACACCATCAGCGATTCGGTCGATGCTTACTACCAGGAAATTGGCCGGGCCGGGCGCGACGGTGAAAAATCCTTTGCGCTTTTGTTCTACCGGGCCGATGACCTCAACATTCGCCGCTTTTTGTCCAGCACTGGCCAGGTCGATGGGCAGCAGGTCGAGCAGGTCGCCGCTGTTATTTTGGCCCAGAGTGAACCGCTAACCCGCCAGGCTGTGAAAGCCCAGACGGAGCTTTCGCAGTCAAAGGTGGCCACGGCTATCAACCACTTAGAAGCGGTGGGCCTCGTTGAGCTGCTGCCGACGGGGGAGGCGGTGGTCAGTGACACTGCCCCCGAGGTGGGTGAGGCGGCTGAGGCCGCGATGCAGGCCCAGGAGCGGTACCAAAACTACGTGCGATCGCGCCTCGAAATGGTGCGCGGCTATGCCGAAGTGCGGGGGTGTCGCCGCGAGTACCTGCTCAACTACTTTGGCGAAAAGCACAATCCACCCTGCGGCTTTTGCGACAACTGTCAGGCGGGGGTTGCGAGCGATAGCGACGGGGTTGACCAACCCTTTGCCATGAATAGCCAGGTGGTTCACGCCTCCTGGGGCGAAGGCATGGTCATGCGCTACGAAGGCGACAAAATTGTGATTTTATTTGACCAGGTCGGCTACAAAACCCTCGATGTTGAGCTGGCCGTTCAGCAGGGTCTGCTGAAGCCGGTCAAGTAAAGGAGCCATGGGGTTTTGGCGACGTCCCTGGGGGGCGCGGTGTCACCTGGCAGGGCTAGGGAGCGATTCAGCAAAACGAGATCTGGGCGGGCCGGGCCAAAGGTGTATACAATGTAATTACTTCACCTAGGCTATGCTCCATGGGTACCGCGATTAGAACCCGCATCGTTCGAATTGGCAATTCCCAAGGGATTCGCATTCCCAAACTGCTGCTAGAGCAGAGTGGCCTAAACGCCGAGGTCGAAATTGAGGTAGAGGGCGACCACCTGGTGGTTCGCACCGCCCCCCGTCAGCGCGTCGGCTGGGACGAAGCCTTTGCCGCCATGGCCGCCTGCGCTGACGACAGGCCGCTGGATGACTTCAGCACCACCGCCTGGGATGCCGCCGAATGGGAATGGTAGTTCATCGCTTTGATGTCTTTTTGGTCAACCTCGACCCCACCGTTGGCAACGAAATTCAGAAAACTCGGCCCTGCGTGGTGATCTCCCCCGACGAGATGAATCGCTACATCACCACGGTAATTGTGGCCCCCATGACGACCCAGGGCAGACCCTACCCGACTCGCATTCTCTGCCGCTTTGAGGGCAAGCAGGGCCAGATTATTCTCGATCAAATTCGTACCGTCGATAAAGTTCGCCTGGTCAAAAAGCTGGGTCAAATTAGCTTAGACGAGCAAAGACGGGTGCTCGAAACCCTGGCGGAGCTGTTTGCCGAGTAGTGGGCAGCACCGGCCTCAGCTATATCTGCCGAAACGTGGCATGGGCGAATGGCGGGCTACGAATCCTGCCGCACGGGCGATCGCTTTGAGATTCCCAACGGTTTTCCTCGGTCAGCCCGGCTCTAGTGAGATGATGGTGAGCAATACAGTAGAGGGCGATCGATGGGCGATGTGAGTGAGCAAGATTTGGGCCATCTGCGGCGGGCGATCGCCCTTTCCCACCTGGCCCGCGAGGCTGGCAACCGCCCCTTTGGCGCGGTGCTGGCCGATGCCTCAGGGCAAGTCCTCGCCGAGGCCGAAAATAACCAGATCACCGAGCAAGACTGCACCGGCCACGCCGAAACCGTGCTGCTGCGGCAAATGGAGAAAGGTCTAAGCCTCGACACCCTCAAAGACTGCACCCTCTACGCCAGCACCGAACCCTGCCCCATGTGCGCCGGGGCGATCTTTTGGAGCGGGGTGGGGCGTTTGGTCTATGCCCTGGGCGGCGATCGCCTCTACGCCCTCCAGGGTGAGTCGCCTTTTCAGCTGCCCCTGGGTGTTCGTGAAGTGCTCCGGCACGGCAAGCGCCCGGTGGAGGTGGTTGGGCCGGTGCTTGCAGACGAAGCGCTAGCGGCTTTTGAAGGATTTTTCTAAACTCGTCTGCCGTTGATTTGGCTATCCTAGACTACGAGTTCCTAGACTATGGATCTATTCAAATTTGCGCTGGGGCCGTACGAGTTTTTTGCCGCCATCATTGGGGGAGTGCCTCTCGTAATCGCGATTTTTTTACTCTACAACCCAGCCGTTAGCCTGCAAGATTCTATTGGGTTAATCCAAACCAGTCTCTCCCTTCAGGTGCTCATCGCCTTGGCATTCGCCAGCTATCTCTTGGGAGGTCTGGCGCAGGGCGTGACCTGGAAGTTCTTTCTGGCCCTCTGCAACTTGTGCGATCGCGACATACATTATTTCCCAGCAGATACCCTTCTCAACCGAGGCGAGTGGCTGCGAGGGTTGGCCAAAGATATTGACCCCAAAACCCTCGATTTTGAGAGCCGACTGGTGCTGCTGCTGTACGACAAAATCGGCATGCCAACCACGATGAACCATCTCTATTCAAGAGTCTGTTCATACCTAAAGGAGAACAACAGGCCCTCTTTAATCACCGCAGACCTGTACCAGGCCACCCACATCATGTACCGCAACCTCTCGTTTGGGCTGCTGATTCTGGGCGGAGTGTTTTTGGTCAACATGCTCCGGGCCGGAGCAGCCTCCTTTGAGCAGGTGGCGTTATTTTTGGGAGCGCTGGTGCTGTCCGGCACTGCCTTTGTTCGTGCTGTTTCCTTCAAGCGGTGGCACGCCAGAGAAGTGCTGCTGGGGTTTTATTTCGCTGCCTGTGGCGACTAAGCGCTTTACCTCAGCGGGTGGTGGTCGGCCAACAGCTTTTCGACCTTGGCCTCATCGATGCGGGCGGTCACCTGCTTGGCTTCGTGCAGGTCGCGCACGGTCTTAGACAGGCTGGCGGTAGAGCCCAGGGCAAACATGGTGCCCATGCCCATGTAGCCCTTGACCCAGGCGTCTACCGGCAGACAAAAAATGCCCAGCGCCAAGCTGCCCACCGACAGCCCAAAGGCTAGCCAGGTTTGCGCGATCCAGGCTGGGCTGTGGCTCGATGGCGGCTGAATAGAACTCATGGGCTGGCTCCTCAACGGTGTGAATGACTGCGTCAACCTTAGACGAGTCTTTGGTCTCAGCCGCCGCCCTAGAGACACTTTTTCAAATGTCAGAGAATAGCCTGTCAGGTCGGCAAGGTTTTAGTATTACTGCTCGTTCTCAAGCGGTACCGTAAGATTTAGCCGTTCTCTGGGTTCAGGCTGCTCCTGGCGAATTTCAACTCCATCTTCCCCGAGCCTAAAGCGGGTTTCGGGCCTGGGCTGCTCTTCGAGCTGAAGATTGAGCCGCTCGCCGTCGGTCGATAGGCTGGGGCGCAGCTCTGGGTTGCGATTTTGTCTGAGGTCGAGTTCGATCTGATCGCCAAGTTCAACAATTTGGGCCTCAGCAGGGGATGCACCCAAAACGACGGTGCCCACAGCTGCCAGGCCCAGCAAGCTCGCGCTAAGGCGGTTCATAATAGACCTCCTGCTTTTCTACATATATACTTTGCCAAAGGAAAAAAGAGCTGCCTTCCTCCCTAGGGAGCAAATGGCTACCCATCGCTGGCTTCGACTCCGCTCAGCCAGCGTCCCTGAGCGCAGTCGAAGGGGCATTGGTGCCATGGTCACGGAGAATGGGTATTGGCGTCACGGCGACAACTTTATGTTTATGCAAAACCATCGACCCACTCTCATTTCTTAAACCCAGCCATGCCCTGGTTTGGAGGCTAGAAGGCACTGGCTAGCGGGCGAACAATCATTTCATTGACATCCACATCATCGGGTTGGGATACGGCGTATACAACGGCTCTGGCGATCGCGTCTGGAGTTAAGCCACTCTTGCGAAATTCTTTCAGTGCCGCTTGGGCTGAATCGTCTGTAATATCAGAGCCAAGCTCTGTCTCCACAACCCCCGGAGAGATCGTGGTCACGCGGATGTTTTTTGATTCCTGCCTCAGCCCTTCGGAAATGGCCCAAACCGCGTATTTGGTTGCACAGTAGACTGCGGCAGTTGGTGCCACCACATGGGCAGCAATCGATGCGGTATTGATAAACTGACCGCCGCCCTGGGCTTCCATGATCGGTAAACCTGCGGCAATGCCATTCAGCACGCCGTTGATATTGACGTTGATCATCGTGTCCCATTCCTCAACTTTGAGGGCACTCATGGGAGACAAAGGCATGACACCCGCGTTATTAAAAATGACATCAACTCGACCAAAGGTGTCTTTAGCGAAGTAAATGAATGCCTTCATATCCTCGCGATCGGCAACGTTCACCGGCTTGAATTCTGCCGAGCCACCCTGACGACGAATTTCTTCCACAAGCTTTTCTAGCCTGTCTGCGCGTCGGGCCCCCAGCACCACCTTTGCGCCATGCTCAGCCAGTAACTTGGCGGTGGCTTCACCAATGCCGCTACTCGCCCCTGTGATAGCAATGACTTTGTTCTCTACATTTAGCATGATAATTTTCCTGTTTGATTGGGTTGGTTGAATTAGAGAAACATGCCGCCAGAGACTTCAATTCTCTGGGCATTGACCCATCGGTTGTCTTCGGAAAGTAACGATGCGATCGCTCCGCCAATGTCGTCAGGCAGACCAACGCGGCCTAGGGCCGTCTGCGAGGCGATGAAGCTGTTTATCTCTGGGTTGTCACGCACTGCACCTTCGGCAAAATCGGTTTCAATCGCGCCAGGGGCCACGACGTTTACCGCAATCTGTCGCTGGCCTAATTCCTTTGCCAGGTATCGAGTCAACACCTCGATCGCCCCCTTCATGGCGGCGTAAGCGGCGTAGCCGGGCAGGGCAAAACGAGCCAGACCAGAGGAGAGATTGACAATGCGTCCACCGTCTTTAATCAGCGGTAGAAGTTTCTGGGTGAGGAAGAAAACACCTTTCAGGTGAATGTTCATGAGGCGATCGAACTCGTCCTCGGTTGTTTCTGCAAACGGCGCGTAAACACCAATCCCAGCGTTGTTAACCAGAAAATCAAACTGTTCGGTTTGCCACGTGTCCTGAAGCAATTGCCTGATTTTTGCCGCGAAATCGTCAAAGGTTTTGGTGTCAGACGTGTCCAGTTGCAGCGCAACAGCTTTACCGCCAATTTCTGCGATCGCAGAGACTACACGCTTTGCTTCTGCCTCATTGCTGCGATACGTCACAATGACATCAACCCCTTTTTTGGCCAGGGCTAAAGCAGTATTTCTGCCCAACCCTCGGCTCGATCCGGTGATTAAAGCAATCTTTGTCGTATCCTGTGCCATTGCCTCATCCTTTCATTCTCTTTTGGCATGGGTTCAGCATAGGTTGAAGGAATGAGGCTTGAAATACACAAACCTCGCATATCATTGCCTAATCCTCTCAGGTGGGATGCTGACGAGGAAGAACGTTCTCTATAATGGGCGCATGAGAACGGTCAGAGTAGCCAGGAAACCAGCATGACGCTTGCAACACTGAGCCAGGGTACAGCCATAAGTGCGTGTCAAGGGCTGGCGGCATTAGTAGCACAGCACACTGACCGCCAGGGAGACGGTACTCATCCAACTGCGATTGGTCAGTTAGAATTCCTGCGAGAATCGTCTGATTCCACGGCAATCCACGGCGTTTCTGAACCGATTTTCGCGATCGTGATTCAGGGTAAAAAAGAAGTATTGCTGGGTGAGGAAACCTATCAGTACGGTGCCGCTCAGTATCTTGTTGTCTCGGTAGATTTGCCGCTGAGTGGATTTGTGACAGAGGCGACACCAGATCAGCCCTATTTAGGGTTTAAGTTGAACTTAGACCCGGTTCAGCTCTGTGACATTATTGCTCAAATCCAACCCCAGACGGAGAAGAAAGAAAACTCAGTGAGAGGCTTGTTCGTGAGCAACGCCGATGTCGCATTGATTGATTGCGCCATTCGACTGACACGGCTTTTGGATACGCCGCAGGATATTCCGTTCCTGGCACCAATAGTGATTCGCGAAATCTATTACCGTCTGTTGATGGGCGAACAGGGCGAAGCGGTTCGTCAGATTGCAACATCTGGAAGTAACATGCAGCGCATTGCTGAAGTCATCAAACAGATTAAAGCTGATTTTACGAAGCCGTTGCGGGTTGAAGATCTAGCTGGGCAAGCCAATATGTCTGCTGCATCCTTCCATCGTCACTTTAAGACGGTTACCTCGATGAGTCCACTGCAATATCAAAAACAATTGAGGCTGCTGGAAGCGCGTCGGCTGATGCTGGTTGAAAATGCCGACGCGACCCATACAGCCCATCAGGTCGGGTATGAAAGTCCTTCACAGTTTAGCCGCGAATATTCCCGCATGTTTGGAGCACCACCCATCAAAGATATTGAGCGTTTGCGAACAGCTTGAATCGTCTCTGTTTAAGGCGATCGCAGATCTCTCGTAGCTGTTGGGTTTTCTCCTAGGGGAGGCGCTTTGCGAAGCTAGCTCAACCTGCTGACTCGGTACCTCCCAAAACTCTCTATCTTTAGGCTTACATACCCGCCTTTGCCCCTCTCGCTATAGTTGTTCCATAGCGGCTGTAGAGAGACCTGCAATATGATCGATCGCCCTCAACCCGACAGCGACGCCCCATCGTCCGCCGAAACTCACCTGGCGACGGTCAAATCTAGCATCGAAGACGAGGCTATCCCTGCTCCCCAGGTGGGTGGCGGCCTGCCAGTGATTCAGTACTGGGCGCAAAAGACCCTCTCCCCCCAGGGGCCGCAGATCTGGCAAACCCTGCTGCACAAGAGCGCCTGCCTATCGTGCGCCTGGGGCACCGGGGGGCAAAAGGGCGGCTTTGCCAACGAGCTAGAAGAACCGCTCCAGCGCTGTATGAAAAGTGTGCAGGCGATTTCGTCAGAGCTGCAACCGGGCCTGGGCGACCACTTCTTCGATCGCCACACCATTTCAGAACTGCAAGCCCTCACCTCCCGCCAGGCCGATCGCCTCGGTCGCCTGAGCTTTCCGGTGATTCGCCGGGCCGGGGCTGACCACTACGAGCCGATTAGCTGGGAGGAGATCTACCAGCTCACTACCGCTGGCCTGGCGCTGTCGCCAGAGCGGGTGGCCTCCTACAGTTCGGGCCGATCGTCCAACGAAGCCGCCTTTCTGCTCCAGCTCATGGTGCGGGCGCTGGGCTCTAACAACCTGGCCGACTGTTCTGACCTGTGCCACGCTCCTTCCACCGTCAGCCTCAACAAAGTCTTTGGCACCGGCACTTCCCTGGTGAGTCTGGAGAGTTTGCGTCAGGCCGACTGCGTGGTGCTGGTGGGCTCCAACGCCCCCGCCAACCACCCCCGGCTGATGAATGAGCTGATCGAACTGCGCGATCGCGGCGGCAAAGTGATCGTCATCAACCCGGTGAAAGAGGTGGGGCTGGTCAAGTTTGGCTCCCCGGCGCACCCGCTGCGGCTGGTGCAGGGCCAAGACATTGCTTCGCTGTTTTTGCAGCCCATACCGGGCAGCGACCTGGCCCTGTTTGTGGGCATTCAAAAGGTGCTGCTGGAGCGGGGCTGGGTGCAGTTTGACTACCTCAAGGCCCACACCGAAAACTGGCAGGAGGTGATCGACCAGGTGGCCGCCACCGATTGGGAATCGATTATTGCCACCTGCGGCCTCTCGCTGACGGAGATTGTCGCCGCCGCCGAGCTGATCCACAGCAGCCGGAACGTGGTCTTTGCCTGGGCCATGGGCATCACCCACCAGGCCAACAGCGTTGACAATATCTACAGCATCGCCAACACCGCCCTGATGACCGGCAACGTCGGCAAGCCCGGCGCGGGCCTGATGCCGATTCGCGGCCACTCGAATGTGCAGGGCTTTGGCTCGATGGGGGTGACGGCCCACCTCAAAGACAGCATTCGCGAGGCGTTGGAGAAACTGCTGGGCAAATCGCTGCGGCGCGAACCGGGCTACGACGCCCGCGCCCTGATCGAGGCCGCCGACCGGGGCGAGGTCGATACCCTGCTGTGCCTGGGGGGCAACCTCTACGCCGCCAACCCCGACCTGGGTCAGGCCAAACGCGCCCTGGGCAACATCGACACCATTGTCTATTTGGCCACCAAGCCCAACTTGGGCCACTTCCACGGACTGGCCCGGCAAAACACCATCATCGTGCCGGTCTACGCCCGCTTCGAGAACCCCCACAAAACCACCGTCGAGTCGGGCAACAACTTTGTGCGGCTCAACAGCCCCGGCAAGACCCACCTCAAAGATGCCGACCTGGTGACCGAGATCGACTTTCTGGCGGAGCTGGCCCACCGCCTGCACGGAGAAGAGCCGATTCAGTGGCGGCGGCTGCACGACCCCCGCTACGTGCGCCAGCTGATCGCCCAGACCATCCCCGGCTACGACAAAATTGGCGAGATCGATGACACCAGCGCCGAGTTCACCATCGGCGGGCGCATTTTTCTGGAGCCGAAGTTCCCCACACCCTCGGGAAAGGCCGAAATGCAGCTCACACCGCTGCCCAAGCTGACGCTGCCAACGCTGGAGGATTTTGGGCTGATGCCAGAGCACCAGCCCGCCCTGGTGCTGGCGCTGATCACCGGGCGCAGCTACGGCCAGCACAACACCGTAGTCTACAAAGAGGGCGACGAGTACCGGGGCATGCCCCACCGCCAGTGCATATTGATGAATCCTTTAGATGCTGAGCGGGCGGGCTTTAGTCAGCACCAGCGAGTGAGCGTGCGGGGCGACGCGGGGCAGCTCGATGGCATTGAGATTATCTATGGGGAGGTGCGATCGGGCGCGGCACTGATGTTTTACCCCGAAGCGAATGTGCTGATGAAGGCGCGGATCGAGAAACGGTCGGGAACGCCAGCCTACAAGCGGGTGCCGGTGGCGGTCTTTATCTAAGGCAGTGGAGAGGTTACCCAGATCCCAGGGTTTTTCTCAGGGTTAGCAACAACCTCGGGCAAAGTTCAGGAAAAACCCTGGGATCTCATCAGCTTGCATTCTATAGGCGGTCTTTGTTTTTGCTGCGGACGCGATCGCACAGACCCTCCATCGCTGCGATGAACGAGTTGTCGCGACTCCAAAAGGCGGGGAAGTCGCCCTGCTTTTTCACCAAGATCGCTGGCACCGCCGATGTAGTCGCCACCTCAATGGTTTGGGGCAGGCGCTTTTCACCCTGCCAAAAGGCCTTCAGGCTGGGGGCCGTGGCTTCAGCCATCTGAGGCTGGGTGTAGTAATGCTCCACTGGCACCGGAGGGCGCTGCTGAGCCGAAAGCTCCGCTGAGAGCGCCTGCCCCAGGGGCGATTTGGCCAGCTCGGCTTTGAGCGCTTCCCGCGAAAGACCGCGCAGCTCAAACAGCAGAAACGGGTCGCGATCGAGTTCGGCGGCGATCAGGTAGTAGACCCCGGCGATGTGTTTGCAGGGGTTGCTGTAGTCGGGGCAGGAGCATTTGGTCTTGAAGTCTTTGGCGCTGGCGGGCAGCAGGTTTAGCCCCAGGGTTTTGAAGCTGTCTTCGATATTGTCGGGGATTTCGTTGAGCAGCAGCCGGGAGATCAGGCTGGCTTTGGAGGCGATCAGGGCGATCGCCGCCGTCCACTTGGCTTGACTGATGGGCTCAAAATCGATGCTCGTGATGTAGGTAGGCTCTGTGTATACCCCAAAGTAGGGGTTCACCGACCCGCGTACCGTCGCTATGACTAATCCGCCGTCAATATCAAAACTTTTGACCTTGCCGCCCTTGGCGTAGGAGCGCCCCCGCTGCAATCGACCCGAGTCGGTCAGGCGCTCGATCGCATCGATAAAGTTTTTTCCCC containing:
- a CDS encoding SWIM zinc finger family protein, with the translated sequence MANFSRTWWGKNFIDAIERLTDSGRLQRGRSYAKGGKVKSFDIDGGLVIATVRGSVNPYFGVYTEPTYITSIDFEPISQAKWTAAIALIASKASLISRLLLNEIPDNIEDSFKTLGLNLLPASAKDFKTKCSCPDYSNPCKHIAGVYYLIAAELDRDPFLLFELRGLSREALKAELAKSPLGQALSAELSAQQRPPVPVEHYYTQPQMAEATAPSLKAFWQGEKRLPQTIEVATTSAVPAILVKKQGDFPAFWSRDNSFIAAMEGLCDRVRSKNKDRL
- a CDS encoding AraC family transcriptional regulator, which translates into the protein MTLATLSQGTAISACQGLAALVAQHTDRQGDGTHPTAIGQLEFLRESSDSTAIHGVSEPIFAIVIQGKKEVLLGEETYQYGAAQYLVVSVDLPLSGFVTEATPDQPYLGFKLNLDPVQLCDIIAQIQPQTEKKENSVRGLFVSNADVALIDCAIRLTRLLDTPQDIPFLAPIVIREIYYRLLMGEQGEAVRQIATSGSNMQRIAEVIKQIKADFTKPLRVEDLAGQANMSAASFHRHFKTVTSMSPLQYQKQLRLLEARRLMLVENADATHTAHQVGYESPSQFSREYSRMFGAPPIKDIERLRTA
- a CDS encoding FdhF/YdeP family oxidoreductase — translated: MIDRPQPDSDAPSSAETHLATVKSSIEDEAIPAPQVGGGLPVIQYWAQKTLSPQGPQIWQTLLHKSACLSCAWGTGGQKGGFANELEEPLQRCMKSVQAISSELQPGLGDHFFDRHTISELQALTSRQADRLGRLSFPVIRRAGADHYEPISWEEIYQLTTAGLALSPERVASYSSGRSSNEAAFLLQLMVRALGSNNLADCSDLCHAPSTVSLNKVFGTGTSLVSLESLRQADCVVLVGSNAPANHPRLMNELIELRDRGGKVIVINPVKEVGLVKFGSPAHPLRLVQGQDIASLFLQPIPGSDLALFVGIQKVLLERGWVQFDYLKAHTENWQEVIDQVAATDWESIIATCGLSLTEIVAAAELIHSSRNVVFAWAMGITHQANSVDNIYSIANTALMTGNVGKPGAGLMPIRGHSNVQGFGSMGVTAHLKDSIREALEKLLGKSLRREPGYDARALIEAADRGEVDTLLCLGGNLYAANPDLGQAKRALGNIDTIVYLATKPNLGHFHGLARQNTIIVPVYARFENPHKTTVESGNNFVRLNSPGKTHLKDADLVTEIDFLAELAHRLHGEEPIQWRRLHDPRYVRQLIAQTIPGYDKIGEIDDTSAEFTIGGRIFLEPKFPTPSGKAEMQLTPLPKLTLPTLEDFGLMPEHQPALVLALITGRSYGQHNTVVYKEGDEYRGMPHRQCILMNPLDAERAGFSQHQRVSVRGDAGQLDGIEIIYGEVRSGAALMFYPEANVLMKARIEKRSGTPAYKRVPVAVFI